In Stenotrophomonas sp. 169, one DNA window encodes the following:
- the mpl gene encoding UDP-N-acetylmuramate:L-alanyl-gamma-D-glutamyl-meso-diaminopimelate ligase: protein MSCMSNLHILGIAGTFMGGVAALARELGHAVSGSDQAIYPPMSTQLETLGIQLDQGYRADSVPPRTDEVVVGNALSRGNPAVEAVLDAGQRYISGAQWLSEQVLPGRDTLAVAGTHGKTTTTTILTWLLESAGRSPGFLIGGVAEDFGVSARVGQGREFVVEADEYDTAFFDKRSKFVHYRPLVAVLNNLEYDHADIFPDVAAIQRQFHHLVRTVPARGRLIVNGEDAHLAEVLAMGCWTPVERFGFDPALEWHAELIRADGSAFTVHHHGDLVGEVHWPLLGRHNVLNGLAALAAAHAVGVELATVLPALSGFRSVKRRLEVIGQASGITVYDDFAHHPTAIATTLEGLRAKVGDARIVVAMEPRSNSMRLGAHADALAPSLALADEVVFLHRPELAWDAASVVKAVRGTAHAVVDIDALLARLQAASRPGDHVVFMSNGGFDAAPRRFLAQLQAR, encoded by the coding sequence ATGTCATGCATGAGCAACCTACATATCCTCGGAATTGCCGGTACCTTCATGGGCGGCGTGGCAGCGCTGGCGCGGGAACTCGGCCACGCAGTGAGTGGTAGCGACCAGGCGATCTATCCGCCCATGTCCACGCAGCTGGAAACGCTGGGCATCCAGCTGGACCAAGGTTATCGCGCCGACAGCGTGCCGCCGCGCACCGATGAGGTGGTGGTGGGCAATGCGCTTTCGCGCGGCAACCCGGCTGTCGAGGCGGTACTCGATGCGGGACAGCGCTATATCTCCGGCGCGCAGTGGCTCAGCGAACAGGTGCTGCCCGGCCGCGATACGCTGGCGGTCGCCGGTACGCACGGCAAGACCACCACCACCACCATCCTGACCTGGCTGCTGGAATCGGCGGGCCGTTCGCCGGGTTTCCTGATCGGCGGTGTCGCTGAAGACTTCGGGGTATCGGCCCGCGTTGGTCAGGGCCGCGAGTTCGTTGTCGAAGCTGACGAGTACGACACGGCGTTCTTCGACAAACGCAGCAAGTTCGTGCACTACCGCCCGCTGGTCGCCGTACTCAACAACCTCGAGTACGACCATGCCGACATCTTCCCGGACGTGGCCGCGATCCAGCGGCAGTTCCACCATCTGGTGCGCACGGTGCCGGCGCGTGGCCGCCTGATCGTCAACGGTGAAGACGCCCACCTGGCGGAAGTACTCGCGATGGGCTGCTGGACCCCGGTGGAGCGCTTTGGCTTCGATCCGGCACTGGAGTGGCACGCCGAGCTGATCCGCGCCGATGGCAGTGCATTCACCGTGCATCATCATGGCGACCTCGTCGGCGAGGTGCACTGGCCGCTGCTGGGGCGGCACAACGTGTTGAATGGATTGGCTGCCCTGGCTGCCGCCCATGCCGTCGGCGTTGAGCTGGCGACGGTGCTGCCGGCGCTGTCGGGCTTCCGCAGTGTGAAGCGCCGGTTGGAGGTCATCGGACAGGCCAGCGGCATCACCGTGTACGACGACTTCGCCCATCATCCGACGGCGATCGCGACCACGCTTGAGGGTCTGCGCGCCAAGGTAGGCGATGCACGGATCGTCGTGGCGATGGAGCCGCGCAGCAATTCGATGCGACTGGGGGCGCACGCGGATGCACTGGCACCGTCGCTGGCGCTGGCAGATGAAGTGGTGTTCCTGCACCGGCCGGAGCTGGCCTGGGATGCGGCAAGCGTGGTGAAAGCGGTGCGCGGCACGGCGCATGCCGTGGTTGACATCGATGCCCTGCTCGCACGTCTGCAGGCGGCGTCCCGGCCCGGCGACCATGTGGTGTTCATGTCCAACGGCGGCTTTGACGCCGCGCCGCGTCGTTTCCTTGCGCAGTTGCAGGCACGATGA
- a CDS encoding bifunctional DedA family/phosphatase PAP2 family protein, with protein MDSSWIDATLAWIAAHPVLAGAAIFLIAFCDAVIILGAIVPALPLLFAVGVFIGLGQISGPYAVACAAVGALAGDGISYWIGRRWGDRLRGVFPFSRYPQLLDRGETMFRRNAFKSILVARYVGAIRPFVPAIAGMMKMPVNRYLQASGIASISWAVLFLLPGWVLGGAYDAVAAVAGRLVVVVGLLAVILGLVWAIVLYGYRWSAARMDSWLARLLAWSQRHPTLGRYSVSVFDPQRRESVPLAMLALMLLMLGWGWFVLLTVVVAHGEPLRIDLAVHQAMLALRNPLADYPMAALASLGAWQVLLPATAAGMGYLLWRRRWMAAAHWLAALAFGLALTLLLGATVDVVRPPDASSGFGFPSVSVTMATITFGFFAVLIARELPGRTRVWPYLVSGFVVSLIGFARIYLGAHWLSDVIGGMLFGMFWLLVLGIAYRRRFNRSFWVKPAAWLFYGVFTIAACWYAPRNIPVKLQRFEPHQAAPVALPYTQWWQHDWKALPSRRNEFDDDQRWPLDVQVAGPLAPLQARLEAQGWKVQAQAGWEEALLMLDQDTGPDQLPVLPATLDTQVESLLMVRDGERADERHVLRLWPAAKVLQPGNVPLWLGSAQTLRFTRHFEWIGMWHPLRGVDPALAAVKTSVDGMPMQEDVHPESGLPVLRLRSE; from the coding sequence ATGGACTCTTCATGGATCGACGCCACGCTTGCGTGGATTGCCGCCCATCCGGTACTTGCCGGCGCGGCCATCTTCCTCATCGCCTTCTGCGATGCGGTCATCATTCTCGGTGCGATCGTGCCCGCCCTGCCGCTGTTGTTTGCGGTGGGTGTGTTCATCGGCTTGGGCCAGATCTCCGGACCGTACGCCGTGGCCTGCGCGGCAGTGGGTGCACTGGCCGGCGACGGCATCAGTTACTGGATCGGGCGCCGCTGGGGTGACCGCCTGCGCGGCGTCTTCCCCTTCAGCCGCTATCCGCAGCTGCTTGATCGCGGCGAGACCATGTTCCGCCGCAATGCCTTCAAGAGCATCCTCGTCGCCCGCTACGTCGGTGCCATCCGTCCCTTCGTGCCGGCCATCGCCGGCATGATGAAGATGCCGGTGAACCGCTACCTGCAGGCCAGCGGCATCGCCAGCATCTCCTGGGCGGTGCTGTTCCTGCTGCCGGGCTGGGTCCTGGGCGGCGCCTACGATGCGGTCGCGGCGGTTGCCGGTCGACTGGTCGTGGTGGTGGGTCTGCTGGCAGTGATCCTGGGGCTGGTGTGGGCCATCGTGCTGTACGGCTACCGCTGGTCGGCCGCGCGCATGGACAGCTGGTTGGCGCGCCTGCTGGCCTGGTCGCAGCGCCATCCCACGCTCGGTCGGTACTCCGTGTCCGTGTTCGATCCACAACGCCGCGAATCCGTGCCGCTCGCCATGCTGGCGCTGATGCTGCTGATGCTGGGCTGGGGCTGGTTCGTGCTGCTGACGGTGGTGGTCGCCCATGGTGAGCCGCTGCGTATCGATCTGGCCGTGCACCAGGCCATGCTGGCGCTGCGCAATCCATTGGCCGACTACCCGATGGCCGCCTTGGCCTCGTTGGGCGCATGGCAGGTGCTGCTGCCGGCCACTGCCGCCGGCATGGGCTATCTGCTCTGGCGGCGGCGCTGGATGGCCGCCGCGCACTGGCTGGCCGCCCTGGCCTTCGGCCTGGCGCTGACCCTGCTGCTGGGCGCCACCGTGGATGTCGTACGCCCGCCGGATGCCAGCAGCGGCTTCGGCTTCCCGTCGGTGTCGGTCACCATGGCCACCATCACCTTCGGTTTCTTCGCGGTGTTGATTGCCCGTGAGCTGCCCGGCCGCACGCGGGTATGGCCGTACCTGGTGTCCGGTTTCGTGGTCAGCCTGATCGGCTTCGCGCGCATCTACCTGGGCGCCCACTGGCTGAGCGATGTCATCGGCGGAATGCTGTTCGGCATGTTCTGGCTGCTGGTGCTCGGCATCGCCTACCGTCGCCGCTTCAACCGCTCGTTCTGGGTCAAACCGGCCGCATGGCTGTTCTATGGTGTCTTCACCATCGCCGCCTGCTGGTACGCGCCACGCAACATCCCGGTCAAGCTGCAGCGGTTCGAACCGCATCAGGCGGCACCGGTCGCCTTGCCGTACACGCAGTGGTGGCAGCACGACTGGAAGGCGCTGCCGTCGCGCCGCAACGAGTTCGATGATGACCAGCGCTGGCCGCTGGACGTGCAGGTAGCCGGCCCGCTGGCGCCGCTGCAGGCCCGCCTGGAAGCGCAGGGCTGGAAGGTGCAGGCCCAGGCTGGCTGGGAAGAAGCGCTGCTGATGCTGGACCAGGACACCGGTCCGGACCAGCTGCCGGTGCTGCCGGCCACGCTCGACACGCAGGTGGAGAGCCTGCTGATGGTGCGCGACGGCGAGCGTGCCGACGAACGCCACGTACTGCGCCTGTGGCCTGCCGCGAAGGTGTTGCAGCCGGGCAATGTGCCGTTGTGGCTGGGCAGCGCGCAGACCCTGCGTTTCACCCGTCACTTCGAATGGATCGGCATGTGGCATCCGCTGCGGGGCGTGGACCCCGCGCTGGCGGCGGTCAAGACGTCAGTCGACGGCATGCCGATGCAGGAAGACGTGCATCCGGAGAGCGGCCTGCCCGTGCTGCGCCTGCGCAGCGAATGA
- a CDS encoding NAD(P)-dependent oxidoreductase: MATLQGKTLFITGASRGIGLAIALRAARDGANVAIAAKSSVANPKLPGTIHSAAEAVTAAGGQALALKCDIREEDQVRAAVAATVDTFGGIDILVNNASAIWLRGTLETPMKRFDLMQQVNARGSFLCAQACLPHLLEAPNPHILSLAPPPNLDPKWWSPHTGYTLAKMGMSFVTLGLAAEFGPRGVAVNALWPRSVIATDAINMIPGVDVAGCRTPQIVADAAHAVLVREAAGFHGHFLLDDDVLADAGITDLSGYAVDPAQPLLPDLFLD, encoded by the coding sequence ATGGCCACGCTGCAGGGCAAGACCCTTTTCATCACCGGTGCCTCGCGCGGCATCGGTCTGGCCATCGCGCTGCGTGCCGCGCGTGACGGTGCCAACGTGGCAATCGCGGCGAAGTCATCGGTGGCCAACCCGAAGCTGCCCGGCACCATCCACAGTGCCGCCGAGGCAGTCACCGCCGCTGGCGGCCAGGCGCTTGCCCTGAAGTGCGATATCCGCGAGGAGGACCAGGTGCGCGCGGCCGTGGCGGCCACCGTGGATACCTTCGGCGGCATCGACATCCTGGTCAACAATGCCAGCGCGATCTGGCTGCGCGGCACCCTGGAGACGCCGATGAAGCGTTTCGACCTGATGCAGCAGGTCAATGCGCGCGGCAGCTTCCTGTGCGCGCAGGCGTGCCTGCCCCATCTGCTGGAAGCGCCCAACCCGCATATCCTCAGCCTGGCGCCGCCGCCGAACCTGGACCCGAAGTGGTGGTCGCCGCACACCGGCTACACCCTCGCCAAAATGGGCATGAGCTTCGTCACCTTGGGGTTGGCTGCGGAGTTCGGTCCGCGGGGCGTGGCGGTCAATGCGTTGTGGCCGCGCAGCGTGATCGCCACCGATGCGATCAACATGATTCCCGGCGTGGACGTGGCCGGCTGCCGCACGCCGCAGATTGTGGCCGATGCCGCACATGCGGTGCTGGTACGTGAGGCCGCGGGGTTCCATGGCCACTTCCTGCTGGACGACGACGTGCTGGCCGATGCCGGCATCACTGATCTTTCCGGCTATGCGGTGGATCCCGCGCAGCCGTTGCTGCCGGATCTGTTCCTCGACTGA
- a CDS encoding adenylate kinase, whose product MRLVLLGPPGSGKGTQATRLKEKLGIAHISTGDLLRAEVAAGTDLGKQAKAVMDAGNLVSDDILLGMLRSRLAQDDVAKGFILDGYPRNVAQAQALDGVLADIKQPLDAVVQLDVDADQLIERLAGRAKEQGRADDNPDSVRQRLQVYTEQTAPVVDFYAARGTLSRLNGIGELDEVEARIHAALPKA is encoded by the coding sequence ATGCGATTGGTATTGTTGGGGCCGCCCGGTTCGGGCAAGGGTACGCAGGCCACCCGCCTGAAGGAAAAGCTCGGCATCGCCCACATCTCCACCGGCGATCTGCTGCGCGCTGAAGTCGCTGCCGGCACCGATCTGGGCAAACAGGCCAAGGCAGTGATGGATGCAGGCAACCTGGTGTCCGACGACATCCTGCTGGGCATGCTGCGTTCGCGACTGGCGCAGGACGACGTGGCCAAGGGCTTCATCCTGGATGGCTATCCGCGCAACGTGGCGCAGGCGCAGGCCCTTGACGGGGTGCTGGCCGACATCAAGCAGCCGCTGGACGCGGTGGTGCAACTGGACGTGGACGCTGATCAGCTGATCGAGCGCCTCGCCGGGCGTGCCAAGGAGCAGGGCCGCGCCGATGACAATCCGGATTCGGTACGCCAGCGCCTGCAGGTCTACACCGAGCAGACCGCGCCGGTGGTGGATTTCTATGCGGCACGCGGCACGCTGTCGCGGCTGAACGGCATCGGCGAACTGGATGAAGTGGAAGCACGCATCCACGCTGCGCTGCCAAAGGCCTGA
- a CDS encoding serine/threonine-protein kinase, whose product MADHPHSAQHALKSDSFGRILLVEEGGRRFVRRDLGATPWWLRVPAWWLARREARALQHIEGMHDVPRLLAWDGRWLDRSFMAGDAMYQRPPRGDLAWFRAARRLLQTLHRRGVAHNDLAKEANWLVTEDGRPALIDFQLAVIGAPRSRWMRLLAREDLRHLLKHKRMYCREALTPVEKRLLKRTSWVREVWFATGKPVYRFVTRRILHWEDNEGQGPKP is encoded by the coding sequence ATGGCCGATCATCCCCACTCTGCGCAGCATGCGCTCAAGTCCGACAGCTTCGGCCGCATCCTGCTGGTAGAGGAGGGCGGGCGTCGCTTCGTGCGGCGTGACCTGGGGGCCACCCCCTGGTGGCTGCGGGTGCCCGCCTGGTGGCTGGCGCGACGCGAAGCCCGCGCGCTGCAGCACATCGAGGGCATGCACGACGTGCCACGGCTGCTGGCGTGGGATGGGCGGTGGCTGGATCGCAGCTTCATGGCCGGCGATGCGATGTACCAGCGGCCACCACGCGGCGATCTGGCCTGGTTCCGCGCCGCGCGCCGGCTGCTGCAGACGCTGCACCGCCGTGGTGTCGCGCACAACGACCTGGCCAAGGAAGCGAACTGGCTGGTGACGGAAGACGGCCGTCCGGCGCTGATCGACTTCCAGCTGGCGGTGATCGGCGCGCCGCGCTCCCGCTGGATGCGTCTGCTGGCGCGGGAAGACCTGCGTCATCTGCTGAAACACAAACGGATGTACTGCCGTGAGGCGCTGACGCCGGTAGAAAAACGCCTGCTCAAGCGGACGTCGTGGGTACGCGAGGTCTGGTTCGCCACGGGCAAACCGGTCTATCGCTTCGTTACACGGCGCATCCTGCACTGGGAAGACAACGAAGGGCAGGGGCCAAAGCCCTGA
- a CDS encoding LON peptidase substrate-binding domain-containing protein yields MSGRVALPLFPLHAVLLPGASIGLRVFERRYLDMLRDCSREGSSFGSCLILQGEEVGAAALPAAFGVEARVEDFDMGRDGVLQLRLRGARRFHVEQTRVRDNGLVVGEVRWCPADDDDELRPEHALLSTLLQHIIEQAGSDYAPTSPAQLDQAAWVGWRLAQLLPLEEPQRLQLLQLDDVHERLDRMLGWLP; encoded by the coding sequence ATGAGCGGGCGCGTTGCACTACCGCTGTTCCCGCTGCACGCGGTGTTGCTGCCGGGCGCGAGCATCGGCCTGCGGGTGTTCGAGCGACGCTACCTCGACATGCTGCGTGACTGCAGCCGCGAAGGCAGCAGTTTTGGTTCGTGCCTCATCCTGCAGGGCGAGGAAGTGGGTGCAGCGGCGCTGCCTGCCGCGTTCGGCGTGGAAGCGCGCGTCGAGGATTTCGACATGGGCCGCGACGGCGTACTGCAGCTGCGACTGCGCGGCGCCCGGCGTTTCCATGTGGAGCAGACACGCGTGCGTGACAACGGTCTGGTGGTCGGTGAGGTCCGCTGGTGCCCTGCAGATGACGATGACGAACTGAGGCCGGAGCACGCGCTGTTGTCCACGCTGCTGCAGCACATCATCGAGCAGGCCGGCAGCGACTACGCGCCGACCTCGCCGGCGCAGCTGGACCAGGCCGCGTGGGTCGGCTGGCGGCTGGCGCAGCTGTTGCCGCTGGAAGAACCCCAGCGATTGCAGCTGCTGCAGCTGGACGACGTGCACGAGCGACTGGACCGGATGCTCGGCTGGTTGCCTTGA
- a CDS encoding 6-phosphofructokinase, with protein MRQGTLLYAQSGGVTAVINATASAVIQEARARGIKVLAARNGILGALREDLIDTSRESIAAIRALAHTPGGAFGSCRYKLKSLQDDGDRYDRLLQVLQAHDVRWFLYNGGNDSADTALKVSELARSRGIELTCVGVPKTIDNDLAVTDTCPGFGSAAKYTAVSVREAALDVAAMAETSTRVFIYEAMGRHAGWLAASAGLAGTGEDDAPHLILLPERAYDEKAFLAKVDAVVKRVGYCVVVASEGIATADGTFVADAGGGKDSFGHTQLGGVAAHLAARVKAGLGYKVHWTLPDYLQRSARHLASKTDWDQAQAVGKAAVRLALSGQNGVMPVIVRTSDKPYRWKIEAAPLAKIANHEKKMPAGFIRRDGFGITEKARAYLQPLIKGEAPLPYGPDGLPKYVTLKNLAVKKKLDAFAG; from the coding sequence ATGCGCCAAGGCACTCTGCTGTACGCCCAGTCCGGCGGCGTTACTGCCGTCATCAATGCCACCGCATCGGCCGTCATCCAGGAAGCGCGCGCCCGCGGCATCAAGGTGCTCGCTGCCCGCAACGGCATCCTCGGCGCGCTGCGGGAGGACTTGATCGATACGTCGCGCGAGTCGATTGCCGCCATCCGCGCCCTCGCCCACACCCCCGGCGGCGCCTTCGGGTCGTGCCGCTACAAGTTGAAGTCACTGCAGGATGATGGCGACCGCTACGACCGCCTGCTGCAGGTCCTGCAGGCCCACGACGTGCGCTGGTTCCTCTACAACGGGGGCAACGACTCGGCCGATACCGCGCTGAAAGTGTCGGAGCTTGCCCGTTCGCGCGGCATCGAACTGACCTGCGTGGGCGTGCCCAAGACGATCGACAACGACCTGGCGGTCACCGATACCTGCCCGGGCTTCGGCTCGGCCGCCAAGTACACCGCGGTCTCGGTGCGCGAGGCCGCACTGGATGTGGCGGCGATGGCCGAGACGTCCACGCGTGTCTTCATCTACGAAGCGATGGGCCGCCACGCGGGCTGGCTTGCCGCCTCCGCCGGGCTGGCGGGCACGGGTGAAGACGACGCGCCGCACCTGATCCTGCTGCCCGAGCGCGCGTATGACGAGAAGGCGTTCCTGGCCAAGGTCGATGCCGTGGTCAAACGCGTCGGCTACTGCGTCGTGGTCGCATCCGAAGGCATCGCCACGGCAGACGGCACCTTCGTCGCCGATGCCGGCGGCGGCAAGGATTCGTTCGGCCACACACAGCTGGGCGGGGTCGCGGCGCACCTGGCCGCACGCGTCAAGGCCGGACTCGGTTACAAAGTGCACTGGACCCTGCCTGACTACCTGCAGCGCTCGGCCCGTCATCTCGCTTCGAAGACCGACTGGGACCAGGCCCAGGCCGTAGGCAAGGCGGCCGTGCGCTTGGCGCTTTCAGGCCAGAACGGGGTGATGCCGGTGATCGTGCGCACCAGCGACAAGCCGTACCGCTGGAAAATCGAAGCCGCGCCGCTGGCGAAGATCGCCAACCATGAAAAGAAAATGCCGGCCGGCTTCATCCGTCGTGATGGCTTCGGCATCACCGAAAAAGCACGCGCGTACCTGCAACCGCTGATCAAGGGCGAAGCGCCGCTTCCCTACGGCCCGGATGGACTGCCGAAGTACGTCACCCTGAAGAACCTCGCGGTGAAGAAGAAACTGGACGCGTTCGCCGGGTAA